Proteins from a single region of Aureibacter tunicatorum:
- a CDS encoding SMI1/KNR4 family protein: MKSIREIESKLNIYLPSDYVNLLLNFPDEIISAELNFENLLDNSNRIIEINLLLRKMEVPEGYLAIGYDVTATHFFIKLDDEDQAVYEYNIAEIAFENYEEDDDENYIFENLIKRRYKNLEEYVDELKSWV, encoded by the coding sequence ATGAAATCAATACGTGAAATTGAATCAAAGTTAAATATATATTTACCAAGTGATTATGTGAATTTATTATTGAATTTCCCTGATGAAATAATTTCGGCAGAATTAAATTTTGAAAATTTGCTGGATAACTCAAATAGAATAATTGAGATAAATCTATTGTTAAGAAAAATGGAAGTTCCAGAAGGTTATTTAGCTATAGGGTATGACGTTACTGCTACGCATTTTTTCATTAAACTAGATGATGAAGATCAGGCTGTTTATGAATATAATATTGCTGAAATAGCTTTTGAAAATTATGAAGAAGATGATGATGAAAATTATATATTTGAAAACTTAATAAAGAGAAGATATAAAAACCTAGAAGAGTATGTAGATGAATTAAAATCTTGGGTGTGA
- a CDS encoding NADase-type glycan-binding domain-containing protein: MTLQLLAINLLLIANLNNNPKTIQPVVMSYPDISAENIALYNANLKTYNDISAKSKEYGHNSLTEEELNFLEEVSGTELDQNPFSTSEPGCNWYCAGGPFKVESNDNLPASSVSTYDAKNAHDFKLKTAWAVKNHKGSSLKYFFKGSEILSVYTIDFYNGYIKSEKAWKNNSRAKSVDLYINGIKTYTLQLQDTYRLQRFTIDPVNYLADNEELILEFKFTDIYPGEKYSDLYVSEINFIGEGDH, translated from the coding sequence ATGACCTTACAATTATTAGCAATAAATCTTTTACTGATAGCCAATCTCAATAATAATCCGAAAACAATTCAGCCTGTCGTCATGAGTTATCCAGATATATCAGCGGAAAATATTGCTCTATACAATGCTAATCTTAAAACATACAATGACATCTCTGCTAAATCTAAAGAATATGGACATAACTCTCTTACTGAAGAAGAGTTGAACTTTTTGGAAGAAGTATCGGGCACTGAGCTTGATCAAAACCCTTTTAGCACATCAGAGCCTGGTTGCAACTGGTATTGCGCTGGAGGTCCATTCAAAGTTGAATCAAATGACAATCTTCCTGCAAGTTCTGTTTCGACCTATGATGCAAAGAATGCGCATGACTTTAAATTAAAAACAGCTTGGGCAGTAAAAAACCACAAAGGCAGCTCTTTAAAATATTTCTTCAAAGGATCTGAAATACTATCCGTTTATACCATTGATTTTTATAACGGGTACATCAAGAGTGAAAAGGCTTGGAAAAATAACTCAAGAGCAAAATCAGTCGATTTATATATCAACGGGATCAAAACATATACTCTACAACTCCAAGACACTTACAGACTTCAACGATTTACCATCGATCCAGTCAATTACCTAGCGGATAATGAAGAACTCATCCTTGAGTTTAAATTCACTGATATTTATCCCGGTGAGAAGTATTCTGATTTATACGTCTCGGAAATTAACTTCATTGGCGAAGGAGATCACTAA